In Triticum aestivum cultivar Chinese Spring chromosome 5B, IWGSC CS RefSeq v2.1, whole genome shotgun sequence, the following proteins share a genomic window:
- the LOC123111143 gene encoding protein FAF-like, chloroplastic: MAADGGLRRLFEKPLPENPTLLEALSAWNRVHPKRPVDPTSFTEIFGELHFQEKQQPDHVARGNVLPAPRPPPSPPLVRATTVSSSSWIDAAEKSKDDSSLDALLRSPKPTPTVKRSASFSMKKSPSASSLLLCTEGLGSESTVDVLRDDDDELAAAFRRQVETRDDADVVDANQEEKENQRPPPSFPPPIRSISVRGGKPSVCFRSFRADGRFVLVEVVIPGKELLRASREGGRLRLQFAGATAHA; the protein is encoded by the coding sequence ATGGCGGCGGACGGCGGGCTGAGGAGGCTGTTCGAGAAGCCTCTGCCGGAGAACCCGACGCTGCTGGAGGCGCTGTCGGCGTGGAACCGCGTCCACCCCAAGAGGCCCGTCGACCCGACATCCTTCACCGAGATCTTCGGTGAGCTCCACTTCCAAGAGAAGCAGCAGCCGGACCACGTCGCCCGGGGCAACGTCCTGCCGGCGCCGCGTCCGCCGCCTTCACCTCCTCTTGTTCGCGCGACCACGGTGTCGTCCTCGTCGTGGATCGACGCCGCCGAGAAGAGCAAGGACGACTCGTCTCTCGACGCGCTCCTCAGGTCGCCGAAGCCCACGCCGACGGTGAAGAGGAGCGCGAGCTTCTCCATGAAGAAGAGTCCGTCGGCATCGTCCCTGCTGCTCTGCACAGAGGGGCTCGGGTCCGAGAGCACCGTGGACGTGCTGAGGGATGACGACGACGAGCTAGCCGCCGCTTTCCGCCGCCAGGTGGAGACACGCGACGACGCGGACGTCGTCGACGCGAACCAGGAGGAAAAGGAGAACCAGCGGCCTCCGCCGTCGTTCCCGCCCCCGATACGGTCGATCAGCGTGCGCGGCGGGAAGCCGAGCGTGTGCTTCCGGTCGTTCCGTGCGGACGGCAGGTTCGTGCTGGTGGAGGTTGTCATCCCCGGGAAGGAGCTCCTGCGGGCGTCGCGCGAGGGCGGTCGGCTCAGGCTGCAGTTCGCCGGCGCCACCGCACACGCGTAG
- the LOC123111142 gene encoding rho GTPase-activating protein 4, producing MTEVALLRGPTNLASPASRSPSSSLRYLANADSDVLQRGGSGESPTGSAGRTEREVQGSEEEERWSFLALLLALLRKSFLGCREEGPQGEGCAMEIGWPTEVQHVAHVTFDRFHGFLGLPVELEPEVPRRAPSASASVFGVSTESMQCSYDSRGNSVPTILLMMQRRLYEQGGLRAEGIFRINPENSQEELVRDRLNSGIVPYGIDVHCLSGLIKAWFRELPSGVLDPIPPEQVMQCQSEEDCARVAKCLPLAEAALLDWAVNLMADVVQEEKINKMNARNIAMVFAPNMTQMADPLTALMYAVQVMNFLKMLIEKTLKDREESNLDDVSLPQKDPSDENGHHNPGLAVDSHHAEGSRRPSFFSEEPLLNSPAHSTEDKPNETNPTGGDSAPSGQTFMNTEGSCRWSQPLPAASATTDISLASTRNSLQGKGSRSLNSSRRTRKGKGQSGAPAVAPPTEKKSRGASIVSRLNSTVERIEAWR from the exons ATGACGGAGGTGGCGCTTCTCCGGGGCCCGACCAACCTCGCTTCCCCCGCAAGCCGCAGCCCCTCCTCCTCCCTgcgctatttagccaatgccgacaGCGACGTGCTGCAGAGAGGTGGCAGCGGAGAGAGCCCTACAGGATCCGCAGGACGGACTGAGCGAGAGGTACAAGGATCGGAGGAAGAGGAGCGGTGGTCTTTCTTGGCGCTGCTGCTTGCGTTGCTGCGGAAGTCGTTTCTCGGTTGCAGGGAGGAGGGCCCCCAAGGCGAAGGTTGTGCGATGGAGATCGGGTGGCCGACGGAGGTGCAGCACGTGGCGCATGTCACCTTTGATAGGTTCCATGGATTCCTGGGGCTGCCCGTCGAGCTCGAACCCGAGGTGCCCCGCCGCGCTCCCAGTGCCAG TGCAAGTGTCTTTGGAGTTTCAACAGAATCAATGCAGTGTTCgtatgattccagaggaaacagtGTTCCGACAATTCTCTTGATGATGCAGAGACGTCTTTATGAACAAGGTGGTCTTCGG GCAGAAGGTATTTTTCGTATAAATCCAGAGAATAGCCAGGAGGAGCTTGTGAGAGACCGGTTAAACAGCGGAATCGTGCCGTATGGTATTGATGTCCACTGTTTGTCAGGTCTAATAAAA GCATGGTTTAGAGAACTGCCGAGCGGGGTGCTGGACCCTATTCCACCTGAACAGGTGATGCAATGCCAATCTGAAGAGGATTGTGCTCGGGTTGCCAAATGCCTCCCACTAGCTGAAGCGGCCTTACTTGACTGGGCCGTTAATTTGATGGCTGACGTCGTCCAAGAAGAAAAGATAAACAAGATGAATGCTCGAAACATTGCTATGGTTTTTGCACCAAATATGACTCAG ATGGCAGATCCTTTGACTGCACTAATGTATGCAGTCCAAGTGATGAATTTTCTGAAGATGCTAATAGAGAAGACCCTGAAGGATAGAGAGGAGTCCAATCTGGATGATGTGTCTTTGCCCCAAAAGGACCCGTCTGATGAAAACGGGCATCATAACCCTGGCTTGGCCGTTGATTCTCATCATGCGGAAGGATCAAGGCGTCCTTCTTTCTTCAGCGAGGAACCCCTTCTGAACAGCCCTGCACACAGCACCGAAGACAAGCCTAACGAGACCAATCCTACCGGAGGAGACTCTGCACCTTCTGGCCAGACATTCATGAACACAGAGGGCTCTTGTCGATGGTCCCAACCTCTGCCTGCTGCTTCAGCCACCACTGATATTTCCTTGGCTTCAACACGGAACTCACTGCAAGGCAAGGGGAGCCGTAGCCTGAATAGTAGTAGGAGGACAAGGAAGGGCAAGGGGCAGTCCGGAGCACCCGCCGTCGCTCCTCCAACCGAGAAAAAATCACGAGGTGCAAGCATCGTGAGCCGGTTAAACTCCACGGTCGAACGGATCGAAGCGTGGAGATGA